TTGGCTGGAAAAGTCTGCAGTAATGCTGCTTCACGCAAGCTGATAGCCCTGTGTTGCTCGGGGTGCCCAAACCGCCCGTTTCCCAGCCCACAGCAGTGTGTCGTCATCGTGGGGCTTGGATCATCCCAAACCATACGACCATAGACGCTTGCATATGTACCACCGGAATCGCGTTTGTGACATTCGAGCTTCAAGTCTTCGGGCCAATCGTGCCAGGTACCACCAGCTTTACTTTTCTTGATTCGTTTGAGGTTCAGTTCACTCAGCTTACGTGCACGGTGAAAGGAATCGGTCTCACAAATCTCACCTGCCGATATTTTTGGAAGATTGCCGATAGCATCCCTTACTGTGCGATAATTGTCTTCTTCGTGTGTCGGCTCAACGAGGGCAATTGGGCCCAACTTTGACGCAAGAAGTACGAGCCGGGTACGAGTTTGGGGTATACCATAGTCAGGGCAATAGACTTGGCGAGCACTGACATGATATCCGATCCCTTTGAGACCTTCGATAAATTCGTCGTAGATAGGGTACTTCTCTAATTGAGGCACGTTTTCCATCGACACTACTTCCGGCTGTAGCTCTTTGATCAATCGTATGAATTCTCGCAGAAGCTTCCACTGATCTGTCTTGGGGGTTGTTTTCCGTCTGTTCTTCTTCCCTGTGTTAGTGTATTGAGAAAACGGCTGACAAGGTGCGCATCCGACAAGCACCTTCACGGAGTCTTCGGGGTAGAGCTTCTCGATCTCTTCCGCCTTCGTTCGTGCAACACTTTTCTTAATGAAGGCAGCTTTGACATTATTAGTGTAAGCGAACTCACACTGTTCATCGATATCGATTCCAGCGACTACCTCGATACCTTCGCTCAGTAGGCCATAACTCAGTCCTCCTACCCCACAGAAAAGATCGACCGCAGTTATCCTCGTGGGATGTGAGATGTCCTTAGAGTGTTGTGTTACCTTCATGAGATGAATCTTTTCAACCGGCTACGAAGTCTTGGTATGTCGTTTAGCTCACATTGCCAAACAACGAGCACCTTGAACCCTAGTTCCCGTAGAGCTTTGAATTGTCGCAGGTCGCGCTGCGCATTTTGCTCGAATTTCTTAAGCCAAAATTGTCGATTACTTTTTGGTATCGTTGCGAGAGGACAGTTGTGCCTATGCCAAAAGCAACCGTGGACAAAAATAGCCCTGTGCTTCGAGTTATTGGCGATATCGGGTGAACCAGGTAGGCCGCGTACATTTACCCTGTAACGAAACCCGAGATCGTAAAGGATACTTCTCACGATCAGCTCTTGTGTAGTATCTTTTCGTCGGACACGACGCATTATCTCACTGCGCGTCATTACCACAAAGATGTCCACGTGAATAACCGGTGATAATCTCTATTCTCATTATCTTCTTCCGATTCCGTAATAGTGCAGTCCGTGTTCGCGAAGTTTTTCCGGGTCGTAGATGTTGCGCCCGTCGAATACAACTTTGTCAGCAAGAGAAACCGAGAGCAAATTGAAATCCGGTGTGCGGAATTCATTCCATTCTGTCACGACAACCAGTGCATGTGCCCCTTCGAGCGCTTTGAGATTGCGGCGCCGATATTTCAGCGATCCAGACTCGGGCAGAACTTTCATCATCGCCGGGATCGCAACAGGGTCCGATGCCTGCACCGATGCTCCTTGCGCGATCAACTCCTTGATAATTTCAATGCTTGGCGCTTCGCGAATGTCGTCGGTCTTGGGCTTGAATGAGAGTCCCCAGACAGCGAACGTTTTTCCTGCAATGTTTCCTTCGTAGTGTGCAAGGATCTTTTCAACGAGTATCTTTTTCTGCGCACGGTTAACTTCTTGTACCGCCTTCAACGTCTTGAAGTCATACTCATGCACCTCTGCTGTCTTGACGATCGCGCTGACATCCTTCGGGAAACAACTGCCCCCAAAGCCGACGCCCGGGAATAAGAACTGCGGACCGATTCGTGCGTCCGACCCGATACCTTTGCGCACCTTATCAACATCGGCACCAACTTTATCACAAATATTCGCAATCTCGTTCATGAAGGAAATACGCAACGCGAGCATCGCGTTCGCTGCGTACTTCGTGAGCTCGGCGCTTTTCTCGTCCATGATGTAGATCGGGTTGCCGGTGCGTACGAACGGCTCGTAGAGCTCCTGCATGATCTCGATTGCCTTCGGGTTCGACGCACCGATAACAATTCTATCCGGCTTTAAGAAATCCTGGACCGCTGCACCTTCCTTCAAGAATTCCGGATTCGAGACGACTTCGACAGAGATGCTCGTATTCGCTTCGAATATCTTCTTGACCTTTTCTGCGGTTCCGACAGGTACCGTTGACTTGTTGACGATTACCTTCGGTTCTTTGATAAGCTTCGCGACCGTCTCGGCACATTGCATCACTCGCGAAAGATCTGCGGCGCCATCGTCACCCTGCGGTGTCGGCAATGCAAAAAAGATCACCTTCGCATTCTCGACCGCTTCCTCGTAACTGGTGGTGAACTTCAGCCGACCTTCTGACGCATTGAACGAAACAATCTCCTCAAGACCGGGTTCATAGATCGGGATATCACCTTTGCGAAGCATCTCGATCTTTTCTGCAACGATATCCATACACGTAACGGTATGTCCGGTTTCTGCAAGTCCGGCTCCGGTCACGAGTCCCACGTATCCTGTCCCGATGATCGAGATATTCATATTGCTCTCTTTTCTTTATTCTTTTCCTTTTTAAATAGAATTCTAACTACTATTTTAAAGGGTGTGGAATTGTGAATATCGCATCTTCCGTGGCCCTAAGCCAATGGAAACAGCCATACTAACAAGTTATAAATGCATATGTTCACAAGTGGATAGGTCAAATTCAATCCACACATCCCGAAATTATCCAGACGTTACCAAGACGTGTGAAATCTTACACACACCGTCGTCCGGCAATACCACACAAGTTGTCAGACCACAAGAGAATTGCCACGAAGTTATCCCGAAGTGCGTTAGTAGGATGAGAACAGGCGACCAATTGCTATATCGCTATGAGGTTACTGACATTTCATAAGATACTCATCGGGACAACCCTGGCGTTTTTCCTTTTCTTCGGGATCCGTGAGATTTCGAGGGACGCAGGCAGCTCTGTGCTTGGGATTGGATCCCTGGCAGTTGCAGCAGGGATTGCCACGTACTTTATATGGGTGCTCCGGGGCGGGTATGATCGATCCGCCGCACCCCGAGACGAGGACTCCAGATAACTCCGGATACCTTTGTGCGTATACATTGTTATCATAATTACCAATATTTGAAAAGGAAACGACACGTATGTACGACCCAATTCTTGTCCAGCCGTTCCGTGATGAGGCTACGGCCATCGGAATGAAAGAGATTCGCTCAGCCGAAGAGATCGAGCGAGAACTTGCTGCCCCTGGTACCACATTCATGTTCGTCAACTCTGTCTGTGGCTGTGCCGCCGGCGGTGCGCGTCCAGCACTGAAACTTGCGCTTTCTCATTCCAAGAAGCCGGACCGCATGGTTACGGCCCTTGCCGGTAATGATAAAGAGGCCGTCGCAAAAGCTCGCGAGTTCTTCGTCGGGTTTGCCCCATCGTCGCCGCAAATGGCCATCCTCAAAGATGGAAAACTTGTTTGGATGATGGAGCGTTGGCAAATAGAGGGCAGGCCGCCCGAAGCGATCGCGCAAGATATTGTGAGAGCGTTCGACTCGCTTTGAGATGTGTTGAGTATTCCGCGGCCACGGTGTCGCGGAATTTTTTTACCCTATGAGCCACTTCTATGTGGTACGATTATTGCTTGAAAAGCACAGAAGTAACGATTTCGGAGTAGTATAGAAAATGCTCCAACTGAAGCAACGACTCGGACTCCATCAGCGACTGACGCCTGTACAGGTGCAGTATCTGAAGTTGCTTCAACTTCCCGCAGCCCAGCTCGAAGAACGTATCAAAGACGAGCTCGAAGAGAACCCATTACTTGAGGAGATCTCGCAAGAAGAACTTCCGGAAGATACGCTCGGTACCTCGATCGAGACGAGCATCATCGCCAGCACCCCGAACGAAAGCTCGAGCGCACCGACCGACCAGCAGCGCGATACCGAGCCCGCCCCAGAGCGCGAGAACGACTATACGCTCGAAGACTTCATGAACGATGAGCTCGAAGGATACAAAGTCCCGCGAGCGAAGAATCATGACGACGAAGAAGACCGCGAGGACCGCGGACAGGTTGCGGAAGAGACGCTCACCGAACTACTGAGCAAGCAGCTCTCGCTTCTGGATCTCTCGCCGCGTATGCGTGTGCTTGCCGAGGAAATCATCGGTTCGCTCGACGAAGATGGCTACCTGCGTGTGCCGCTCGATCAGATCGTCCAGGACACCTCGATCTATTACGGCGAAGAATATGCGATGGGCGAGCCGGAGCGGTTATTGCGCCGCATCCAACGTCTGGACCCCGTCGGTATTGCATCGCGCAGTTTGCAAGAGTGCCTGACTGTGCAGCTTGAGGCATACGCCGAGCACAATCCGGCACGCACGATGGCGATGGAGATCCTGCAGGATCATTTCGATCTCTTCATCAAGAAGAATTATCAGATCCTCGCCAAGAAGCTGCACATGAAGATGCCGGACCTGAAGCCGGCCCTCGATCTCATTCAGCACCTGAACCCAAAACCCGGCGCACCGAGCGCACCGCTTTCGGAAACGCAGCGATACATCACCCCCGACTTTTACATCGAGAAGACGCCGGACGGCAAGGAGTTCAATATCACGCTCAACGAGCGCGGCGTGCCGTCGATCAAGATCAACTCGGCCTATAAGGAGCTTACGAAGAAGGGCAAAGGCGCGGTCCCGAACCAGCGTGCGCTGCCTGACGAAGCGCGAGAGTTCATCAATAAGAAGTTCGAAGCAGCGAAGGCGTTCGTGCTTGCATACTATCAGCGCCGCAAGACGCTGCTCAATGTGATGCAGGCAATCGTGGCGCGTCAGCGCGAGTTCTTCCTCCACGGCGAGAAGTATCTGAAGCCGATGATCTACAAGAACATCGCCGACGATATCTCGATGGACATCTCGACGATCTGCCGCGTGGTCAACGGCAAGTATTGTCAGTGCGATTACGGAGTGTTCGAGCTCAAATACTTCTTCAGCGAAGCGATACCGCTCGGCGGCAGCGATGAGGACGGCGAAGCGACGAACGAACTGGTCTCGAACAAAGTGGTGAAGGCCCGCATCAAAGAGCTCATCGGCGAAGAACACCCGATGAAGCCCCTCACCGACGACGACCTGGCAGAAATGCTCCGTGCGGACGGCTATGACCTCGCCCGTCGCACCGTAGCAAAATACCGCGAGCAGATGAACATCCCGGTCGCAAGAATGCGCAAGCGGATCGTTTGATCACACTCTTTCTTCACCTGTCATTCTGAGCGAAGCGAAGAATCCCTTCAGGATAGCACCGACGTTCGTGGCACACCGAAAGGGATTCTTCGCTTTGCTCAGAATGACATTTTAGAGAAGGGTCACTTTGCTCTTTGTCACATACCTCGCCTTGCGCCGCTCGTCCGCTTTGAAGACTTTGTAGAGCTTCTCGTTCTTGAAGTGCAGTAGCACATGATCGTCGACGGCGTAGCCTTCGTCGATGGCGCCGGATTTGATCGCCGCTCTGCAGATGCCGAGACGAGTCTTCTCGCTGGATACATGCGGAGTGAACGATCCCTTCAGGAATCCGAGACCGCCGCGCATCGGCTTGAGCTCCGGTCCATAGGAATCGGTTGTGCCGCTTTGATACCAACAGATCGCCCCGGCGCTCGTACCCGCAAGCACGATGCCCTTCTGCCACGCCCGTGCTAGCGCGATGTCCACTTCATGCTCGTGCCAGACGGCGAGCATGTTCACAGTGTTGCCACCGCCGACGAAGATGAGGTCCTGTTTGAGCAAAAACCGCTCGATATCTTTCACCTCGCGCCGAAAGAGGCCCAAATGTGATGGGGTGCAGATATCTTTTGTGTACGCCGCATAGAACTGATGGATATACGAAAGCGCATCGCCGCTCGCGGTCGGGATGAAGCACACGTTCGGTTTCTTCTTCCTCGTGGCGGCAAGCGCATACCGGTCGAGCTTCGTCAGCTCGCCCATATTCGTAAACGCCCCGCCGCCGAGGGTGATGATGTGTCGGGTCATGAAATATGCTTGAATTGTATGTGCGAGCTAGAACGCTCCTTCGCTTGCATTGTTACACGATGCTCGTGAAGCAAATCTACGCCATACTCGTTGCGCTCTTCGTCAGTGCCACTTGTGTCGATGCCTCTACCCGCACCGGCCTCGATGTATTTTCCTCCAACAAGTTCGCGCAGTTGAAGGGGAAGAAGGTTGCGCTCGTGGTGAACCAGACCTCGCTGTCGGATTCGGGGGCGTTCTCGGGGGATCTGTTGCTCGATGAAGCGGCACGGACGAGGCGTGCCTCGCCCCTCCGGTTGGTGGCGATTTTTACGCCGGAGCATGGATTGAACGGCGCACGCAAGGCAGGGGCAACGAGCGATAGCGCCGAGACCTATCGCGGTGTGCCGGTGTATTCGCTTTATGGTTCGACGCGCAAGCCAACTCTGAAGATGCTGCGCGGGATCGACGTGCTTGTCTTCGACATGCAGGACATCGGCGTGCGGCCGTACACATTCCTTTCGACGATGATCCTCGCGATGGAAGCGGCGGCCGAGAACAATATCGAATTCGTCGTGCTCGACCGCCCGAATCCTTTGGGCGGCGAGAGAGTGGAGGGCAATGTGCTCGATACCTCGCTTCGCTCGTTCGTCGGGCAGATCCCGATCCCCTACATCCATGGCATGACGCTCGGCGAACTGGCGAAGATGGCGGTAGGTGAAGGTTGGTTCAAATCTGCTGCGAAGCTCAAGCTCACGGTCGTGCCGATGCAAGGGTGGTCGCGGCGCATGACGTGGCCCGAGACCAAATTGAAATGGGTTGCGCCAAGCCCCAATATCCCTACGTGGCGATCCGCGGTCGGCTGCGCGATCTTCGGGGCAATCGGCGAGCTCGGGACGCTCTCGGTCGGCATCGGCACCGATGCGCCGTTCCTGCGGCTCGGCTCGCACTTGGTAAAAGGCGACGCGCTGCTCAGCGCCGCGAAGGCTACGCTTCCAAAGGAGCTCACACTTACCCGCAAGGATTTTACCCTCCCGTTCGGTGACTCCGAGAAATCCTATAACGGGGTTGCTGTCGTACTACCGGATGACATCGCACGCATCGGCCGCCTCTACGGGCCTGCGCTCTCGCTCTTTGCGACGCTGCTCTCCGATACAGCATTCGCGAAAGCATACAGCGCAGTGGTGTTCTCGTCGAAGCGAATGTTCGAGAAGGTGACGGGGACGCACGACGTCTTGAAGTGCTACAACTCGGACACTGCAGCGCTTGCGAAGGTCATGGCCTCGTGGAAACGCGACGAGGCCGCATTCCGTACACGACGACAGAAATACTTGATCTACAAATGAGCGACGCGACGAAGTTTGTCTATACGCCGGGTGTCTGCAATATCGACGAGAAAGGTGTGCGTTTCCGCCGGAGGTTGTTCTATGTGACGCTTGGCGCCGGTATTCTGTCGCTCGTGGCGATGTATTGGGTGGGGTTGCCGGTGATCTTTCGGGTGATCGCTGCCGCCGGGTTCGGCTTCGGGGCGTCGCTCAATTATGTGCAGGCTGCAGAGCAGTTCTGCATCTCGAACGCGACGTTCAGAACAACGGAAGTGGGACTCAAACGATCGAAGATCGTCGACGACCTCTACAAGGAATTGGACCTCAAGAAACGCAATGCCATGCTCAGGAAAACACTGGTCATCACCGTGCTTTCGGCACTACTCGGCCTATTGCCGATCTGATCAAGGCGATCATTTCGCCATTTTCTTCTTTTCCGCCCACACGTCCTTATACGCGACGTAGACGATCCCGGCCATTCCGGCAAGCATGAACATGAAGAATATTACCATGGTCGTTAGGTTCTGATTGAGTGGGCTAATAACGGCAGGAAGGGCAGAGAAGGTTTCGGGTGGCTCTGTAGTTTGGTTTTTGGTCGTCTGCCTCGTATATTCGCTAATTGCTCGTCCGGTGCCCCAGAACCGGAGTCTTATCGTGTGCCTGTCATCGCCTGTATTGCCAACGTATGAATCGTCTTGCTGCTGTATGTGCTATCGTGCTTGCCTGTCTTGTCGGCGCGACGTCGGCCGATGCGTTCTGGTATGGAGAACATAAGGAGATCGGGGAAACGGCATTCGCTCGTGTACTCGAAGCTCGTCGTTCGTCGCCGTTCTTCGCGCTGCTGCGCGAACTCGTACCTGTGCAGACACGGCCTGACAGCAACATGGCTGTCTTCGCCGCAACCCAAACGAACACCTACCTGACCTACGGCGACCTGACCGCACTGCTCGCCGATCATGACACCGATGCCTACGACTTCGCCCGCGAGATGGCCGACGCCAATTCGATCGTGTATCGCGCATACCAGATGCAGGAGGTAGCATTGCGTGCCGGACTCAAGAGCGCGAGCAATGTCGATCTGACACTCGGATCGCGCTTTCAATATCTCGGACTTGCATCGCTCGACAAGGCACATTTCTATCATCTCGGACTGACGACGTTTCGCGATCAGCTCTCGGACATCGACGAACTTGCCGAGACGCTCATCACACTTGCGCTCTCGAACGATGCGAACATCAACCAGCGGGCGTTCGAGTTCTTCAATCGCTCGACACAGACGAATGGCATCTCGAAGTACTCGCTGCTTCATCTCGATGCGCTGCAGCTTGCGGGAATGGCGGGTTCGTTCATGAAGGCGAAGCCGAAGGTCGCGATGCAACTGCTCTATTGGGCAATTCTCTTCAATGCATTCGCCGATCACTATCTCGAAGACGCCTTCGCGGCAGGACATCTGACAGTCGATCACTGGACCACAGAGCCCGCCGAGGCGAATGGCCGCCACGACTATTATTGTCGTGTTGGGCTCATCGTGCAGAACGAGCGTGGCGACGGTCCGTGGCAGAGTTACGGCGATAATTATCTCGACGCCAGTCCGCGCAACAAACAATTGGTGATTGAAGCGGTGATGCAGAGTGTGAACGAGATCGTCAGCGAGTTCGAAGCACGCTATAGCGATCCCTCTCGTGCGGCAATCTTCGCCCGGTGGAACATGACGAAGGCGAATACGGTCATACCAGTTCGCGACTCTATTCTTTCAAACGCGAACGGTTGGTTTCAAGCGTTGAAGATCGTCCCAATCCCGAAGCGGCCGGATGAGCTCATGTTCGGCCGTTCGCTCAACGGCACACAGGGCATCTTCTCTGCGGGCGCGATCAGCTTTGATAACAAAGTGCTTGGGCAGGCGAGCGCTGCGATCGGCTTTGGGCTTATTAACTTTGGTGAGGTCTCGAGTTCGCTCGACACCAACAGCGAGTCGTACTTTGCTATCTCGTTTAACGCCGAGGCAACCGCTGCGTATGCCGATGTGCACCACGGCTTTCTTGCCCTCGGGTTCGTACCGCGCATACTCTTCTGGGACCGGGTGCTGGTCGCACCGAACGTGGGGTTCGATATGACGCTTGACCATCGATCGGTCATCGGCTGGAATATAGCGCTCGGGTATCAGTGGAAGGATGCGTACGATCCGCCGTTCTCATTCACGCCCGGGATTCAACTCGAAGCCAGACGTCATGCCTACTACGGCTGGGGGTTCGGTGCACGAGTGCAACTTGCTTTTTACTGAGCTGTATTCCTTCTATCTATGGTACGCATCATCAACACACTTACGCCCGACGGCATCGACCAGATCGTTCAGGGCAACGACGGAATCTATAACTTCACGCTGCAGGCCGGGATCAGTGCAGGCATGAACGTGAATACCGACCAGGAAATCGGAGAGCTGTATTTTCAGGGGATCTCGCTCGAAACGGTGTATTCGCCGTGTCATGGTATCCTGCAAACAGTCGCGCCGGGAGCGGTAAACGATGGCACGGTGATCGCTACGTACACGGCGGCTCCTGCTGTTCCCGTTGCAAGCAGTGCCGCTACTGCTGCCGGTGCGCGTCGCGCATAGGTTATCGGCGAAAGAACGAGCCGAGCACAAATGCAGCGGCGAAGAGGAATGCCACTGCAAATAAACGATACGCCCACATCCAGAAGCTGACGTCCGATCCCTTTGGTCCGAGCGATGCGGCGTGATCACGCATGTACGTGCTTTCGATATACGTGAAGATCATCCCGGCAACAAAGACCAGGATGAGTGCGATGCGTGGGATGAGCGTATTCACAGTTATGTACGTGTGCGTACGTGTTCAAACATCGCTCGTGCCTTCTCGCGTTGCACGGAATGATCGACGATAGGAAGTGGATAGTCTTCGCCGAGCATACAGCCATACTGCGATTGCTCCAGCGGAGTCATCAGATGTGGTTCGTGAATATACTTCGTCGGCAGCGACCGAAGCTCCGGCACATAGCGCTTGATGTATTCGCCTTCCGGATCGAACTTCTTCGATTGCAGGTACGGATTGAAGATGCGGTAGTATGGCTGTGCATCCGTCCCAGTCGATGCTGACCATTGCCATCCGCCGTTATTCTGCGCCTGATCGCCGTCGGTAAGCCACCACATGAAATGGAGTTCACCTTCCTGCCAATTGATGAGCAGGTCCTTCGTCAGGAAGCTTGCAACGATCATTCGTGCACGGTTGTGCATCCATCCTGTGTCGAGGAGTTGACGCATTGCCGCATCGACGACAGGCACGCCAGTGCGTCCGAGCTTCCATGCTTCGAGATGCGCCTCGTTCTGCTCCCACCGCAAGCCATCGTATATCGGCTGGAAGTTCGATCCTTCGACGTGCGGGAAGCTCGCAAGGATATTGTAGTAAAACTCTCGCCACAGTAGTTCGCTGATGAAGGTCGTTGCACCCTCGTTGAAGTCGGGCTGCTGTGCAAGCTCCAATGCTTCGCGTGCAAGCGTGCGGATGCTTATTGTTCCGAACTTGATATGCGGCGAGAGCTGTGACGTACCGAAGTCATCGGAGAGGATGTCTCGGCGTTGTTTGTACCGCGAAAGGCCAGCATTCTTGAAGGCTTCCCATCTGGTATGGGCAGCCACAGAGCCGCCGTGTTGGATACGGTTGGATGAGAATTTAGACTGGTCGAGCATACCCAAGTCGGGTGGAGTGTGCGACTCATAGGATTTGGTAGATCTATAGGATGTGTACGTCCCTCTCTTCGGGCCGATTACCTCCTCGGCTTCCGAGGTTACTCGTTCCCATACCGCTTTCTTGAATGGAGTGAACACCGTGTACGGCTTCCCCTCCTTGGTCCGGACCTCCACCGATTCGAAGAGTACATTCTCTTTGACAAGCGTCAGCGTTGCACCGACGTCGCTCAATGCTTGCGCGGTCTTCTCGTCACGCTCGATCTCGTATGGTTCGTAGTTTCGATCTGCGATGACCGTTGTTGCGTTCACTTCGTTCGCAAGTCGGGCGATTTCTTTGTGAACATGTCCCCGACGCATCACGAGTGGCAAGCCAAGCTCCTCGAAGTCCTTGCCAAGCGCTTCGACCGATTCGACGATGAACGACAAACGATTAGGGCAGCGATTGAGCGGCCGGTATGTATCCCAAACGTACACGGGGATCACGATGTCAGAGTGCTGCATTGCGTACGCAAGCACGCGATTATCGGTCGTTCGAAGATTGCGTCTGAGCCAAGCGATCGAGATCGTCATAGAAAAGAAAAATCGCAAGCCCGCATGGTGCGAACTTGCGATTTGAAAATGAACAGCGTCTATTACTACTCGGAAACGACCTTGATCGGATTGCCGACCGGCCGACCATCGACAAATAGGCGCAGGAAGTACATTCCGTGTTCGTGAAGTTCGAACGATGCACGTTGTGTCCCTTCACCGATATACCCGATATCGGTTCGTGCGATTTCGGTGCCCTGCATGTTCACTGCGACGAGCGTTGCTTGGCCGCTTGTAGGCATCGTGAACGAAACCGTCGTGAGATTCGAGAATGGATTGGGATAGTTGCGCATCAGACCGATCGAGTTC
This region of Bacteroidota bacterium genomic DNA includes:
- a CDS encoding DNA cytosine methyltransferase; this translates as MKVTQHSKDISHPTRITAVDLFCGVGGLSYGLLSEGIEVVAGIDIDEQCEFAYTNNVKAAFIKKSVARTKAEEIEKLYPEDSVKVLVGCAPCQPFSQYTNTGKKNRRKTTPKTDQWKLLREFIRLIKELQPEVVSMENVPQLEKYPIYDEFIEGLKGIGYHVSARQVYCPDYGIPQTRTRLVLLASKLGPIALVEPTHEEDNYRTVRDAIGNLPKISAGEICETDSFHRARKLSELNLKRIKKSKAGGTWHDWPEDLKLECHKRDSGGTYASVYGRMVWDDPSPTMTTHCCGLGNGRFGHPEQHRAISLREAALLQTFPANYKFESEEHTLSQKVLCRQIGNAVPVRLGSVIGRSIVEHVQESI
- the vsr gene encoding DNA mismatch endonuclease Vsr, which produces MTRSEIMRRVRRKDTTQELIVRSILYDLGFRYRVNVRGLPGSPDIANNSKHRAIFVHGCFWHRHNCPLATIPKSNRQFWLKKFEQNAQRDLRQFKALRELGFKVLVVWQCELNDIPRLRSRLKRFIS
- a CDS encoding UDP-glucose/GDP-mannose dehydrogenase family protein; translated protein: MNISIIGTGYVGLVTGAGLAETGHTVTCMDIVAEKIEMLRKGDIPIYEPGLEEIVSFNASEGRLKFTTSYEEAVENAKVIFFALPTPQGDDGAADLSRVMQCAETVAKLIKEPKVIVNKSTVPVGTAEKVKKIFEANTSISVEVVSNPEFLKEGAAVQDFLKPDRIVIGASNPKAIEIMQELYEPFVRTGNPIYIMDEKSAELTKYAANAMLALRISFMNEIANICDKVGADVDKVRKGIGSDARIGPQFLFPGVGFGGSCFPKDVSAIVKTAEVHEYDFKTLKAVQEVNRAQKKILVEKILAHYEGNIAGKTFAVWGLSFKPKTDDIREAPSIEIIKELIAQGASVQASDPVAIPAMMKVLPESGSLKYRRRNLKALEGAHALVVVTEWNEFRTPDFNLLSVSLADKVVFDGRNIYDPEKLREHGLHYYGIGRR
- a CDS encoding BrxA/BrxB family bacilliredoxin; translation: MYDPILVQPFRDEATAIGMKEIRSAEEIERELAAPGTTFMFVNSVCGCAAGGARPALKLALSHSKKPDRMVTALAGNDKEAVAKAREFFVGFAPSSPQMAILKDGKLVWMMERWQIEGRPPEAIAQDIVRAFDSL
- the rpoN gene encoding RNA polymerase factor sigma-54, whose amino-acid sequence is MLQLKQRLGLHQRLTPVQVQYLKLLQLPAAQLEERIKDELEENPLLEEISQEELPEDTLGTSIETSIIASTPNESSSAPTDQQRDTEPAPERENDYTLEDFMNDELEGYKVPRAKNHDDEEDREDRGQVAEETLTELLSKQLSLLDLSPRMRVLAEEIIGSLDEDGYLRVPLDQIVQDTSIYYGEEYAMGEPERLLRRIQRLDPVGIASRSLQECLTVQLEAYAEHNPARTMAMEILQDHFDLFIKKNYQILAKKLHMKMPDLKPALDLIQHLNPKPGAPSAPLSETQRYITPDFYIEKTPDGKEFNITLNERGVPSIKINSAYKELTKKGKGAVPNQRALPDEAREFINKKFEAAKAFVLAYYQRRKTLLNVMQAIVARQREFFLHGEKYLKPMIYKNIADDISMDISTICRVVNGKYCQCDYGVFELKYFFSEAIPLGGSDEDGEATNELVSNKVVKARIKELIGEEHPMKPLTDDDLAEMLRADGYDLARRTVAKYREQMNIPVARMRKRIV
- a CDS encoding peptidase E, with product MTRHIITLGGGAFTNMGELTKLDRYALAATRKKKPNVCFIPTASGDALSYIHQFYAAYTKDICTPSHLGLFRREVKDIERFLLKQDLIFVGGGNTVNMLAVWHEHEVDIALARAWQKGIVLAGTSAGAICWYQSGTTDSYGPELKPMRGGLGFLKGSFTPHVSSEKTRLGICRAAIKSGAIDEGYAVDDHVLLHFKNEKLYKVFKADERRKARYVTKSKVTLL
- a CDS encoding DUF1343 domain-containing protein, with product MLVKQIYAILVALFVSATCVDASTRTGLDVFSSNKFAQLKGKKVALVVNQTSLSDSGAFSGDLLLDEAARTRRASPLRLVAIFTPEHGLNGARKAGATSDSAETYRGVPVYSLYGSTRKPTLKMLRGIDVLVFDMQDIGVRPYTFLSTMILAMEAAAENNIEFVVLDRPNPLGGERVEGNVLDTSLRSFVGQIPIPYIHGMTLGELAKMAVGEGWFKSAAKLKLTVVPMQGWSRRMTWPETKLKWVAPSPNIPTWRSAVGCAIFGAIGELGTLSVGIGTDAPFLRLGSHLVKGDALLSAAKATLPKELTLTRKDFTLPFGDSEKSYNGVAVVLPDDIARIGRLYGPALSLFATLLSDTAFAKAYSAVVFSSKRMFEKVTGTHDVLKCYNSDTAALAKVMASWKRDEAAFRTRRQKYLIYK
- a CDS encoding deoxyribodipyrimidine photo-lyase, with product MTISIAWLRRNLRTTDNRVLAYAMQHSDIVIPVYVWDTYRPLNRCPNRLSFIVESVEALGKDFEELGLPLVMRRGHVHKEIARLANEVNATTVIADRNYEPYEIERDEKTAQALSDVGATLTLVKENVLFESVEVRTKEGKPYTVFTPFKKAVWERVTSEAEEVIGPKRGTYTSYRSTKSYESHTPPDLGMLDQSKFSSNRIQHGGSVAAHTRWEAFKNAGLSRYKQRRDILSDDFGTSQLSPHIKFGTISIRTLAREALELAQQPDFNEGATTFISELLWREFYYNILASFPHVEGSNFQPIYDGLRWEQNEAHLEAWKLGRTGVPVVDAAMRQLLDTGWMHNRARMIVASFLTKDLLINWQEGELHFMWWLTDGDQAQNNGGWQWSASTGTDAQPYYRIFNPYLQSKKFDPEGEYIKRYVPELRSLPTKYIHEPHLMTPLEQSQYGCMLGEDYPLPIVDHSVQREKARAMFEHVRTRT
- a CDS encoding T9SS type A sorting domain-containing protein, with protein sequence MNSIGLMRNYPNPFSNLTTVSFTMPTSGQATLVAVNMQGTEIARTDIGYIGEGTQRASFELHEHGMYFLRLFVDGRPVGNPIKVVSE